The proteins below come from a single Deltaproteobacteria bacterium genomic window:
- a CDS encoding TauD/TfdA family dioxygenase, whose protein sequence is MAHLSDWLHARADWVQTHLVRHGAILFRGFEVRDAPAFEGVARTIDNDLKNKYLGTSPRDAITDYVFSASELPGYYPIPQHCEMTFTANPPRRIFFCCLLEPATGCGETPLVDFCAVYHDLDPSVRERFERGGVRIVRNYSGPRGGGTFDFFQLKRWDEMFQTTDHAAVEAQCRDEGFTPQWGPKDSLRLISTHPVTREHPISGEQVWHNHMQVFHLSAASGEYRRIYALRPTLRHWLVWQFTRVMVHTNRALRAADEQSMHCTYADGSEIPDADMEHLRDVIWRHLVINPWQRGDVVAIDNYAVAHGRLPYQGPRQIAVCWA, encoded by the coding sequence GTGGCGCACCTCTCCGACTGGTTGCATGCGCGGGCCGACTGGGTGCAAACCCACCTCGTGCGCCACGGTGCGATTCTGTTTCGGGGGTTCGAGGTGCGCGACGCACCGGCCTTCGAGGGCGTGGCGCGCACGATCGACAACGACCTCAAGAACAAATACCTCGGCACCTCGCCGCGCGACGCGATTACCGACTACGTCTTCTCGGCAAGCGAACTGCCTGGGTACTATCCGATCCCACAACACTGCGAGATGACGTTTACCGCCAATCCGCCTCGGCGCATCTTTTTCTGCTGCCTCCTCGAGCCCGCCACCGGCTGTGGCGAGACGCCACTGGTCGATTTCTGCGCCGTCTATCACGACCTCGACCCCAGCGTTCGCGAGCGCTTCGAACGCGGCGGCGTGCGCATCGTGCGCAACTACAGTGGGCCTCGGGGTGGTGGCACCTTCGATTTCTTTCAGCTCAAGCGCTGGGACGAGATGTTCCAGACCACCGATCACGCCGCGGTTGAAGCGCAGTGTCGCGACGAGGGGTTCACCCCGCAGTGGGGCCCAAAGGACAGTCTGCGTTTGATCAGCACCCACCCGGTAACCCGCGAGCATCCGATCAGCGGCGAGCAGGTTTGGCACAATCACATGCAGGTCTTTCACTTGTCCGCGGCATCGGGCGAGTATCGGCGCATCTACGCGCTGCGCCCGACGTTGCGACACTGGTTAGTGTGGCAGTTCACCCGGGTGATGGTGCACACCAATCGCGCCCTGCGCGCGGCCGACGAACAATCGATGCACTGCACCTACGCCGACGGGAGCGAGATTCCCGATGCCGACATGGAGCATCTACGCGATGTCATCTGGCGGCATCTCGTCATCAATCCCTGGCAGCGCGGCGACGTAGTCGCCATCGACAACTACGCCGTGGCGCACGGCCGCCTGCCGTATCAGGGTCCGCGCCAGATCGCCGTCTGCTGGGCGTAG
- a CDS encoding alpha/beta fold hydrolase, whose protein sequence is MCTVDWLAAAIAVVFAAAVLFNSVAYIQRWWTHVPSCEDDEPLGILDAVAAFVVECLSLAVLVVVSPLGWLVRHQTAAPGNGQAIVLAHGWGLNAGSLWLLRRRLARAGFGPIVIFTYRTRGIEIEPAAERLRDQLASVHATHPGPITIIGHSLGGLVARYCLRRYPVPGVQRLVTIGTPHHGTIAARVGLGTKQLLPDAPLIVKLNAADHVPQQFEVISISSPFDALVIPHRNADYPGACNIEIRAVGHNALLFSRRVVKLIEEQLRASAQPAPRF, encoded by the coding sequence ATGTGCACCGTTGATTGGCTCGCGGCAGCAATCGCCGTCGTCTTCGCTGCCGCGGTGCTGTTCAACAGCGTTGCCTACATCCAGCGCTGGTGGACTCACGTGCCGAGCTGCGAGGACGACGAGCCGCTGGGCATTCTCGATGCCGTCGCTGCGTTCGTGGTCGAGTGTCTGTCTCTTGCGGTGCTAGTTGTCGTCTCGCCGCTCGGCTGGTTGGTGCGCCACCAAACGGCGGCACCAGGCAACGGGCAGGCGATCGTGCTTGCACACGGCTGGGGACTCAACGCCGGCTCGCTGTGGCTGTTACGGCGCCGCCTTGCCCGTGCGGGCTTCGGCCCAATCGTGATCTTCACCTACCGGACGCGCGGGATCGAGATCGAGCCCGCCGCTGAGCGCCTGCGCGATCAGTTGGCGAGCGTACACGCGACACACCCGGGACCGATCACGATCATCGGCCATAGCCTCGGCGGTCTTGTCGCCCGCTATTGCCTGCGCCGCTACCCGGTGCCTGGCGTGCAGCGACTGGTGACCATCGGCACACCCCATCACGGCACGATCGCCGCGCGTGTTGGACTCGGGACCAAGCAACTGCTGCCGGATGCGCCGCTGATCGTGAAACTCAACGCCGCCGACCACGTCCCTCAGCAGTTCGAAGTAATATCGATCTCATCACCGTTCGATGCGCTAGTCATTCCGCATCGCAACGCCGACTACCCGGGCGCGTGCAACATCGAGATCCGCGCAGTCGGTCACAACGCGTTGTTGTTTTCCCGTCGCGTCGTCAAGCTGATTGAAGAACAGCTCCGCGCTTCGGCGCAACCGGCGCCGCGCTTTTGA
- a CDS encoding mannose-1-phosphate guanylyltransferase, with protein sequence MPKASRKSSPTRFAVIMAGGSGTRFWPLSRRARPKQLLPIAGACTMLQETAGRLAALIPPQRIVVVTGAEHAAAVRQQLPRLPAANVLIEPFGRNTAPCIAVAAEWIHRRAPGSSMAVLPADHAITQPQRFRRALARAFDVAERNDALVTLGVRPSHPETGYGYIRVGTAMDRRAPMAAGVAEFKEKPDRVRARRFVASGKYLWNAGIFVWPTAAIRAALSRYRPDIAAAMAQLPQASPRIPAKLYRGLPSLSIDVAVMEPAARARDLVVAVVAADFGWSDVGSWAALAGLWGSDRDGNAARGKALLLDTANSTVYGNARGKKVIALLGVRDLVVVDAGDALLICPTSRAQDVRRVVAELERRGWREFL encoded by the coding sequence ATGCCGAAGGCTTCACGGAAGAGTTCGCCGACCCGTTTTGCGGTGATCATGGCGGGTGGATCGGGCACACGTTTCTGGCCGCTGAGCCGACGCGCGCGCCCGAAGCAACTGCTGCCGATTGCCGGCGCGTGCACGATGTTGCAGGAGACCGCTGGGCGGCTGGCGGCGCTGATTCCGCCGCAACGGATCGTCGTGGTTACCGGCGCCGAGCATGCCGCGGCGGTGCGGCAACAGCTACCGCGCCTGCCGGCGGCCAACGTGTTGATCGAGCCCTTTGGCCGCAACACGGCGCCGTGCATCGCCGTGGCGGCAGAATGGATTCACCGCCGCGCACCCGGTTCGTCGATGGCGGTGTTACCGGCGGACCACGCGATCACGCAGCCGCAGCGGTTTCGCCGCGCACTAGCGCGCGCGTTCGACGTGGCCGAGCGCAACGATGCGTTGGTCACGCTCGGCGTGCGACCCAGTCATCCGGAGACCGGCTACGGCTACATCAGAGTCGGCACAGCGATGGACAGGCGCGCGCCGATGGCGGCAGGCGTCGCCGAGTTCAAGGAGAAACCAGATCGGGTGCGCGCCCGCCGGTTTGTGGCGTCGGGCAAGTACCTGTGGAATGCCGGAATCTTCGTGTGGCCGACGGCGGCGATCCGCGCGGCGTTGTCGCGGTATCGGCCGGACATTGCGGCGGCGATGGCGCAGTTACCGCAGGCGAGCCCGCGCATTCCGGCGAAGCTCTACCGCGGGCTGCCGTCGCTATCGATCGATGTGGCGGTGATGGAGCCGGCTGCGAGGGCGCGCGATTTGGTGGTGGCCGTGGTCGCTGCCGACTTTGGTTGGAGCGATGTCGGGAGTTGGGCGGCATTGGCCGGGCTCTGGGGATCTGACCGCGATGGCAACGCCGCGCGAGGCAAAGCCCTCTTGCTCGATACGGCCAACAGCACGGTGTACGGCAACGCGCGCGGCAAGAAGGTCATCGCACTGCTCGGTGTGCGCGATCTGGTGGTGGTGGACGCCGGCGACGCGTTGCTCATTTGCCCCACCAGTCGGGCGCAGGACGTTCGGCGGGTGGTGGCCGAATTGGAGCGGCGGGGCTGGCGCGAGTTTCTCTGA
- the murJ gene encoding murein biosynthesis integral membrane protein MurJ, with translation MSENRQIARAAGLVSALTMLSRIGGLIRDAVIGYVFGTGNAADAFFVAFRLPNLMRRLVAEGAANVAFIPVFSDYLANRGTAETARAARAVGTMLVLVLLLLAVSGMVVAPMLTAVFAPGFAADPAKFALTVALSRLVFPYLVLVGIAALLGALLNTYRHFAAPAAASIFLNLAIIGAALVLGPHLHIPVYSLACGVLLGGVLQVLAHVVPLRRRGVNVWPRWDPAHPAVRRVLRLMTPSLFGTAVLQINLVVNTIMASVLPSGSVSYLWYASRVFEFPLGLFSVALGTAALPSFATQAARGAYGELRDSLSFAIRLSTLIAVPATAGLLCLATPITAVLFERGAFGPREVTLTAQALCALTVGLWSASVVRLLTPAFYALHDSRTPVLIGALVFFVNLLVSLMLMGPVAARGDSAIADLFARLSGTLNLADLRHAGLALGTSIAATVNVVLLVTVMRRRIEGLRLAPLLTTLGRSSLAAVVMTVPVRWLAARVDWLTPGQLLYKCAALAAAMALGIGVYAVAMLLVGGEDRRRVLSWLRERLGRS, from the coding sequence ATGAGTGAAAATCGGCAGATTGCGCGCGCCGCCGGTTTGGTGAGCGCGTTGACGATGCTCAGTCGCATCGGCGGGCTGATTCGCGACGCGGTGATCGGCTACGTCTTTGGAACTGGGAACGCCGCCGACGCATTCTTCGTCGCCTTCCGTTTGCCCAATCTGATGCGTCGCCTGGTAGCTGAGGGAGCGGCGAATGTCGCCTTCATTCCGGTGTTCAGCGACTACCTCGCGAACCGCGGCACGGCGGAAACCGCGCGCGCCGCGCGCGCAGTCGGGACGATGCTGGTACTTGTGCTGCTGCTGTTGGCGGTGTCCGGCATGGTGGTCGCGCCGATGCTCACGGCGGTCTTCGCGCCGGGGTTCGCGGCCGATCCGGCAAAGTTCGCATTGACGGTTGCGCTAAGCCGGTTGGTGTTTCCGTATCTCGTCTTGGTGGGGATCGCCGCGTTGCTGGGCGCGTTGCTCAACACCTATCGCCACTTCGCCGCGCCGGCTGCCGCCTCCATCTTTCTCAATCTGGCAATCATCGGTGCGGCGCTCGTGCTCGGTCCACACCTGCACATTCCGGTCTATTCGCTCGCTTGCGGTGTGTTGCTCGGCGGCGTGCTGCAAGTGCTCGCGCACGTTGTGCCGCTGCGCCGCCGCGGCGTGAACGTGTGGCCGCGGTGGGATCCCGCGCATCCGGCGGTCCGGCGAGTACTGCGGCTGATGACGCCGTCGCTGTTCGGCACCGCAGTGTTGCAGATCAATCTCGTGGTCAACACCATCATGGCGTCGGTGCTGCCGAGCGGCAGCGTCTCCTATCTTTGGTACGCTAGCCGGGTGTTCGAGTTTCCGCTCGGGCTGTTCTCGGTGGCGCTGGGAACCGCCGCGTTGCCAAGCTTCGCCACCCAGGCGGCGCGCGGCGCGTATGGCGAACTGCGCGACAGCCTGAGTTTTGCGATCCGCTTGAGCACGCTCATCGCGGTGCCCGCGACGGCCGGGCTGTTGTGTCTGGCGACACCGATAACGGCGGTGCTGTTTGAGCGTGGGGCCTTCGGGCCGCGCGAGGTCACGCTCACGGCGCAAGCGCTGTGCGCGCTGACGGTGGGATTGTGGTCGGCCTCGGTTGTCCGGCTGCTGACACCGGCCTTCTACGCGTTGCACGACTCACGCACGCCGGTGCTGATCGGTGCACTCGTCTTCTTCGTCAACCTGCTGGTGAGTCTGATGCTCATGGGTCCGGTTGCGGCGCGCGGCGACTCAGCGATTGCGGACCTGTTCGCGCGTCTGAGCGGAACACTCAACCTCGCAGATCTCCGGCACGCCGGCCTCGCGTTGGGAACGTCGATTGCGGCGACGGTGAACGTGGTGCTGCTGGTCACGGTGATGCGCCGGCGCATTGAGGGGCTGCGTCTCGCACCGCTACTCACGACGTTGGGGCGCAGCAGTCTAGCGGCCGTCGTGATGACCGTACCGGTGCGTTGGCTAGCGGCGCGTGTGGATTGGCTGACACCGGGTCAGCTCCTCTACAAGTGTGCGGCGTTAGCGGCAGCGATGGCACTCGGCATCGGCGTCTATGCGGTCGCTATGTTGCTCGTCGGCGGCGAAGACCGGCGGCGCGTGCTGAGCTGGCTGCGCGAGCGCTTGGGGCGATCGTAG
- a CDS encoding DUF4215 domain-containing protein, which produces MKKTLVRVAQLASFVLLVPAPPALAQSSSASFRMTSEALNTGGGRSNSASFSLSDCLPPAPEAGGTSSSSSFQMQSGCGSALTQAVCGNGVVEFGEQCDDGNTLNGDGCSATCSTETGYSCAGSPSVCNAICGDGFVTGVEQCDDGNTNPDDGCSATCAVEPDHTCIGSPSVCTCGTNPACIAGQRCVSGSCVCDNTSCPNGCCAGSTCTVPSPTSCGAGGASCLTCDTALADTCTNGACACGAGPACAAGERCMNGVCIQGACGNGILDPTFGSGGKVVTALGSFDDEANAVVLQPDGKLVAAGDWAPDQNQFHFLFTIVRYNVNGSLDTTFDSVEHDGIVTTFLDGSAQPRALVLQPDGKLVAAGAEDGPDNLKNIALVRYESTGTLDTSFGNGGIVRTDIGAALGVSTSDGANALVLQSDGKLVAAGFTNRGGPADFVLVRYNPNGSLDTSFGNNGIVISSISDGDDRADALLLQPDGKLVAAGYGGDNAKKFALARYNSDGSLDSSFGSGGKVITPIGTDEDIATALLRQPDGKLVAAGGSFSGGYDRFALVRYNSDGGLDTAFGVGGEVTTATASSHSSISAIVEQSDGKLVGVGHISPAAGADSALVRYDSNGNLDSSFGCNGIVTTMLSSEPDASDEFRSVLLQPDGRLVAAGAARTGAYWNYALARYLMNGAPTCCACGNGILDTGEQCDDGSTASDDGCSATCVTETGWSCSGQPSVCTPICGDGLLRGSEECDDGNTTSGDCCSSTCQIEAPNTVAAYVTNGQSGTVSVINTMTNSVVATVTVGSNPEGVAVGPNAALVYVANQVSAGMSVINTSTNFLAATVGFGNGSHMVAITPDGARAYVTTTSSGVFVLDTATNGVVATTPVFPMYDIAITPDGASAYVTEGTSGFSNVRVVDTASNTVTATIPAGVDVVGIAISPDGSRAYATNANAAATVTVIDTGTKSVVGTIPVGVDPLGVAFSPNGAIAYVANGQSSGTVSVIDTAASTVIATIPVGQYPAFVAFTPDGSAAYVTNRVSDTVSVVDTATNTVSATIPVGSFPLGVAVAAVCVRADATVTPTEPTATLALTPTVTATGGPPTAAATGTVTPTGPTASVTPAVTVPGTLPTNTTTAAPTKTLTSIPTPSQSPVPSATVPGTLPSNTTTTAPTKTLTNTATATGSPTATGTKSPTPTVNAAATLTATTTATASGTPTTTQTIPAGCGNGVRAGNEECDDGNRIDGDGCDANCTLPRCGNGRVVPPEQCDDGNSNPADGCTNDCTVCGDGIVSGSEQCDDGNRNDFDGCTNACTACGDGLLRLGEQCDDGNANGNDGCAANCRYELIPGNGVGAKTTNARACLLEFSVVNPNNVPRLDRNGRLNSTQTCRNGDATCDLGSDPLACEFRVAVCVNNLDPQLSSCTPQGVRAGLDVRFGGIDIVLPIASRDPMNYTSLYQALRQFRDPNTGDTLSLPIDSYRTDVCTDVFAIRVPLRIVGTRQFLGRVLLRTITRAQDTSPIPVMIDLDGLTLVCKP; this is translated from the coding sequence ATGAAGAAGACGCTGGTTCGTGTCGCGCAGTTGGCCAGCTTCGTGTTGCTCGTCCCCGCCCCGCCCGCGTTGGCGCAGTCGTCGAGCGCGAGCTTCCGCATGACCAGCGAGGCGCTGAACACCGGCGGCGGCCGATCGAACTCGGCGAGCTTCTCACTCAGTGACTGCCTACCCCCGGCGCCGGAAGCGGGCGGGACGTCTTCGAGTTCGTCGTTTCAGATGCAGTCGGGTTGCGGATCGGCGTTGACGCAGGCCGTTTGCGGGAACGGTGTCGTCGAGTTTGGAGAGCAGTGCGACGACGGCAACACGCTGAACGGAGATGGATGCAGTGCGACATGTTCGACCGAAACGGGCTACTCCTGCGCCGGCTCGCCGAGTGTCTGCAACGCAATATGCGGCGACGGTTTCGTCACTGGTGTCGAGCAGTGCGATGATGGCAACACCAACCCCGACGACGGCTGCAGCGCGACGTGTGCAGTGGAACCCGACCATACCTGCATCGGAAGCCCGAGCGTCTGCACCTGCGGTACCAATCCAGCCTGCATCGCGGGTCAACGTTGCGTGAGCGGGAGCTGCGTCTGCGACAACACCTCGTGCCCGAACGGCTGCTGCGCCGGAAGTACGTGCACAGTCCCGTCGCCAACGAGCTGCGGTGCTGGCGGAGCTTCTTGCCTCACCTGTGACACTGCGCTTGCGGACACCTGTACCAATGGCGCCTGCGCCTGCGGAGCCGGACCAGCCTGCGCGGCGGGCGAGCGATGCATGAACGGTGTGTGCATCCAAGGCGCCTGCGGCAACGGCATCCTCGATCCGACCTTTGGCAGCGGAGGGAAGGTGGTCACCGCACTCGGCAGCTTCGACGACGAGGCCAATGCTGTCGTACTTCAGCCAGACGGCAAACTCGTTGCGGCAGGGGACTGGGCGCCGGACCAGAACCAGTTCCACTTCCTCTTCACGATCGTTCGGTACAACGTCAACGGCAGTCTCGATACAACCTTCGACAGTGTGGAACACGACGGGATCGTAACGACCTTTCTCGATGGAAGCGCGCAACCGCGTGCCCTTGTGTTGCAGCCCGACGGCAAGCTAGTCGCGGCGGGCGCAGAAGACGGCCCGGATAATCTCAAGAACATTGCGTTGGTGCGTTACGAGTCAACCGGGACCCTCGATACCAGCTTTGGCAACGGTGGAATCGTAAGGACCGATATCGGCGCGGCCCTTGGTGTCTCCACCAGCGATGGAGCGAACGCACTGGTGCTCCAATCCGATGGAAAGCTCGTCGCGGCGGGCTTCACCAACCGTGGGGGGCCCGCGGATTTTGTTCTGGTGCGTTACAACCCGAACGGCAGTCTGGATACGAGCTTCGGAAACAATGGCATTGTGATCAGTTCAATCAGCGATGGCGACGACCGAGCGGACGCCCTGTTGCTCCAACCAGATGGCAAGCTTGTGGCAGCGGGGTACGGCGGCGACAATGCCAAGAAGTTTGCGCTCGCGCGCTATAACTCAGACGGGAGTCTCGACAGCAGTTTTGGTAGCGGAGGGAAGGTGATCACGCCGATAGGGACCGACGAGGACATCGCAACTGCCTTACTGCGCCAGCCCGACGGCAAACTCGTTGCGGCAGGAGGCTCTTTTTCTGGAGGTTACGACCGATTCGCACTTGTCCGCTACAACTCGGACGGCGGCCTCGATACGGCGTTCGGGGTCGGGGGAGAGGTCACAACGGCGACCGCAAGCAGCCACAGCTCGATATCGGCCATAGTGGAACAATCCGACGGCAAGCTCGTCGGCGTGGGCCACATATCACCTGCTGCAGGTGCCGATTCCGCCCTCGTGCGGTACGACTCGAACGGAAATCTCGACAGCAGCTTTGGCTGCAACGGGATCGTAACGACCATGCTCAGCAGCGAGCCGGATGCATCGGATGAGTTCCGCAGCGTGCTGCTTCAGCCGGACGGCAGGCTCGTTGCGGCGGGGGCCGCTCGGACTGGGGCCTACTGGAACTACGCGCTGGCGCGCTACCTCATGAACGGTGCACCGACCTGCTGCGCTTGCGGCAATGGGATCCTCGACACCGGCGAGCAGTGTGATGATGGAAGCACGGCAAGCGATGACGGTTGCTCCGCCACCTGCGTGACAGAAACCGGCTGGTCCTGCAGTGGCCAGCCGTCAGTGTGCACGCCGATCTGCGGAGACGGCCTCCTCCGCGGCAGCGAGGAGTGCGACGACGGGAACACTACCAGCGGCGACTGTTGCTCGTCGACCTGTCAGATCGAAGCCCCCAACACAGTCGCCGCGTATGTGACGAACGGCCAGTCGGGCACTGTTTCTGTCATCAACACAATGACGAACAGCGTGGTAGCGACCGTCACCGTCGGATCAAACCCGGAGGGCGTTGCCGTCGGGCCAAACGCAGCCCTCGTGTATGTCGCGAATCAGGTCTCTGCTGGCATGTCCGTGATCAACACGAGCACAAATTTCTTGGCAGCGACGGTTGGGTTTGGAAACGGTTCGCACATGGTAGCAATCACACCTGACGGCGCACGCGCCTACGTGACCACGACATCGAGCGGCGTTTTCGTTTTGGACACCGCCACGAACGGTGTGGTGGCAACGACACCGGTGTTCCCCATGTATGACATCGCGATCACGCCCGACGGCGCTTCGGCATATGTAACCGAAGGGACCTCGGGATTCTCGAACGTTCGCGTAGTCGACACGGCGTCGAACACCGTCACCGCGACTATCCCGGCCGGTGTCGACGTCGTCGGCATCGCAATCAGTCCCGACGGTTCCAGGGCCTACGCGACCAATGCCAACGCGGCCGCAACCGTGACGGTCATCGACACCGGAACCAAGTCCGTCGTCGGGACGATACCTGTCGGCGTCGACCCGCTCGGTGTCGCGTTCAGTCCGAACGGAGCGATCGCCTACGTGGCAAACGGGCAGTCGTCTGGGACTGTCTCAGTGATCGACACGGCAGCCAGCACGGTGATTGCTACGATTCCGGTTGGGCAGTATCCGGCGTTTGTAGCTTTTACTCCTGATGGATCGGCGGCGTACGTGACGAACCGTGTGTCTGACACGGTCTCCGTTGTCGACACGGCAACGAACACGGTCTCCGCAACGATTCCGGTTGGTAGTTTTCCGTTAGGTGTCGCAGTCGCAGCCGTTTGCGTGCGGGCCGATGCAACCGTCACGCCGACCGAACCGACGGCCACCCTCGCTCTAACGCCAACCGTGACCGCAACCGGCGGGCCACCCACGGCGGCAGCAACGGGAACCGTGACGCCGACTGGACCGACGGCCAGCGTTACCCCCGCCGTGACCGTACCCGGCACACTGCCCACCAACACGACGACCGCAGCACCGACGAAGACACTCACGAGTATCCCCACCCCCTCGCAAAGCCCTGTGCCGAGCGCGACAGTACCCGGTACGCTGCCCAGCAACACGACGACCACAGCACCGACGAAGACGCTCACCAACACAGCCACGGCGACCGGCTCGCCGACGGCTACGGGCACGAAGAGCCCGACACCGACCGTGAATGCCGCCGCAACCTTGACAGCGACAACCACCGCAACGGCGTCCGGAACGCCAACTACGACGCAAACTATCCCGGCCGGCTGTGGCAATGGTGTCCGTGCCGGCAACGAAGAATGCGACGACGGCAATCGCATCGATGGCGACGGCTGCGATGCGAACTGCACGCTACCGCGTTGCGGCAATGGCCGCGTCGTGCCGCCCGAACAATGCGACGACGGCAACTCTAATCCCGCCGACGGTTGCACCAACGACTGCACGGTCTGCGGCGACGGCATCGTCAGTGGCAGCGAGCAGTGTGACGATGGCAACCGCAACGACTTCGACGGCTGCACCAACGCGTGTACCGCCTGCGGCGATGGTTTGCTGCGGCTCGGCGAGCAGTGCGACGACGGCAATGCGAATGGCAACGATGGCTGCGCGGCGAACTGCCGCTACGAACTCATCCCGGGCAACGGTGTTGGTGCAAAGACGACCAATGCACGGGCGTGCCTGCTGGAGTTCTCCGTCGTCAATCCGAACAACGTGCCCCGACTCGATCGCAACGGGCGGCTCAATAGCACTCAAACCTGCCGGAACGGCGATGCCACCTGTGATCTGGGCAGCGATCCATTGGCCTGCGAGTTTCGCGTCGCGGTCTGCGTGAACAACCTCGACCCCCAGCTCTCGAGCTGTACGCCGCAGGGCGTGCGGGCCGGACTCGACGTGCGCTTCGGTGGCATCGACATCGTGCTGCCGATCGCGAGCCGCGACCCCATGAACTACACGAGCCTGTACCAGGCGCTGCGGCAGTTCCGCGACCCGAACACTGGCGACACGCTGTCGCTGCCGATCGATTCGTACCGGACCGACGTGTGCACGGACGTATTTGCGATCCGGGTGCCGTTGCGTATCGTCGGGACGCGTCAGTTCCTCGGCCGCGTACTGTTGCGCACGATCACGCGGGCGCAAGACACGTCCCCGATCCCCGTGATGATCGACCTTGATGGCCTGACCTTGGTCTGCAAGCCGTAG
- a CDS encoding Uma2 family endonuclease has product MPLCGDVQQDVVTDTVITLGAWIRAHREFVLGTNEAGMRLLGSTRAADAAIWRRSDLGNYRGGLRRVPPVLTIEVAGADEAEDLLREKALWYLNAGIEAVWVVLPEPRAVLVITASGEARFHLGDQLPPIPSLPGLTPQVGDFFTQLSA; this is encoded by the coding sequence ATGCCACTGTGTGGAGACGTGCAGCAGGATGTGGTGACAGACACCGTCATCACCTTGGGTGCCTGGATTCGTGCTCATCGCGAGTTCGTCCTCGGTACCAACGAGGCGGGGATGCGTTTGCTCGGCTCCACCCGAGCCGCCGACGCGGCTATCTGGCGCCGCAGCGATCTCGGCAACTATCGCGGCGGCCTTCGCCGCGTGCCTCCGGTGCTCACCATCGAAGTCGCCGGCGCGGACGAGGCCGAAGATCTCCTGCGTGAAAAAGCACTCTGGTATCTCAACGCAGGGATCGAGGCTGTGTGGGTCGTGTTGCCGGAGCCGCGTGCCGTACTCGTCATCACAGCGAGTGGGGAGGCACGCTTCCATCTCGGCGATCAGCTACCGCCCATACCCAGTCTGCCTGGCCTCACACCGCAGGTCGGCGACTTCTTTACGCAGCTCTCCGCCTGA